Part of the Deltaproteobacteria bacterium genome is shown below.
CTCCCTGTGATACCCCCTTCCTGCAGACCGATTTGTTGCGGTATCTGGTGGCCCAGGCTCAGGGAAAAGGCGTGGAGGCGGTGGTCTGCCAGTCCAACCGGGGGCTGGAGCCGCTCCCCGCGGTATTTCGCGGCCGGCTGTTCTCCCGGCTGGAGGCCTTTCTGACCCAGGGCGATTATCGGGTGCGGGAATTTCTGCGCCACTGCCGCACCCGCCTGGTTCCCGCCGAAACCGTGGCCCGGTTTGACCCCCAGGAACAGAGCTTTTTGAATCTCAATACCCCGGCTGAGCTCCGCCAGGCCCAGAGATTGGTAAAAGCGTCAGATTGACGTAATTAGGGCCACAAAATTTTTCTCGGAGCGGGTTGCCGGGTTGTGCTATAGAAAAAAGAGTTTTCGGTTTTCGATAAAGTATCAAGGACAGGGGCGGGAGCATGAATTATCTCTATTACGGCGATAACTTAGAGACCCAAGTTTCGCACCTCTGAATGGGTGAAAAGTAGTTGAAAGAATTAGTGATAGCGTCGAGGTAAGCCCGAAACTGTGGTCCTGGACCACAAAATGGAGTCAGGGTATTTAAAACGGTTTTCAGGAAAGCAACGAGATATTGCCACAGCCGCTCCAAGTACGTGAGTTTTTCGGTCTCTTCTTCCGGTTGGCGGAAGATCTCGCCGATAGTCCGGGACTGCTCGTCGTGTTCCAGGAGGTAGGTAATCAACGCCATGGTCTCAAAAAGGCACGGTATTGGGGCTTGGTCAAACTCAGTATCCAGAGCTTCATGGTGGCTATCGTAGTGAACCTGAAAAGACTGGCCAGACTCGCTTTCCTTGCCGCACCCCAACCCAGATTGGCCTGGACGGCTTAAGGGTCGGAGTTTGGAATAATTATTGCCCAAAAACTTTGGAAATTAGTGTCCAATAGCTAAAATCTGAAAGAGCGAACCAAAACCTGAGATTGATAACGGACTTAAACCCAAAATTGTTCTCGTTTGAGGTTTGCTAATCCCTTCCCAAACACCAAAAAGGGATGTCAAGGGATTAAGCCCTTTTGCAACGGTCTCAAATTATTATCTTATTTTGAAATGAACTACCAAGCAGGCGGAATTCTTTGGAATATTAAAGCAGGCCGATATAAAGTGCCTTATTGATCCGGCTTAACAACACAAATAATGGATTCTGCTTTTATAAAATTCTTGGGGTCTGCCGGGGCCCGGGTTGTAGTAGCCAAGCAGCTACGCTCTTCGGCCGGAGTATATATTGCGGCCCAGGGTCAAAATCTTATCCTGGATCCGGGGCCGGGAACCCTGGTTAGATGCGCCAAATCGAGGCCACCCATTGACGTCACCCAACTAGATGCCCTTATTTTGACCCACGCCCATCTGGATCACTCCAACGATGTCAATATCCTGATCGACGCCATGACCGCGGGAGGTCTGAAAAGGCGGGGAACTCTGTTTGCCCCCCAGGAGTGCCTAGAAGGCGACAAAGCCGTGGTCCTGAGCTATTTAAAGTCATATTTAGAAAAAATTATCGTCTTGACCCCGGAGCAGAATTATCAGATCGGCGAGCTGAAATTTTCCACCTCCCTCAGACACCGGCATCCGGTGGAAACCTATGGGATTAAATTTGATTTTGACGGCCGTCCGGTCGCTTTCCTGGTGGACACCGGATATTTTCCCGGTCTGTTAGAAAGCTATAAAGATTCCTGGATCTTAATAATAAATGTGGTCAGAGCTTATCCCCATAAAAGCGGGGAGGTGATGCATTTATGCCTGGATGAGGTCAGGCAAATCTTAGCGGCAATCCGACCCCGGAAGGCCATCCTGACCCATTTTGGCATGACCATGCTCAAGGCCAAGCCCTGGCAAGTAGCTCAGGAGTTAACCAAAGAATTGGGGATCGAGGTGATCGCCGCCAGCGATGGTCTGAAGTTGGATATTGGAGGAGAGGGCTAGGGCTGTTGAGGCGATCCGGGGGATCGCCCCCAAGTCTTTTCATTATCTCCGTAACGGGGCTTTCAGGTCGGCGATGAAGTCACCGATTTCTTTTACAAGTTCTGGGTTGGGCAACTGGGCGATACGCTGCACGATGGCGCTGCCCACCACCACTCCGTCCACCCAGGGGGCCAGTTGCCGCACCTGCTCCGGTGTCGAAATGCCAAAGCCCACCGCCACCGGGCATTTTACCAGAGTACGCACCTCTTTTAAGGCCTCGATCAGTTCCGGCGGCAGCTCAGTCCGGGCGCCGGTAATGCCGGTGATGCTGACGTAATAGAGAAATCCGCGGGTCAGCTGACCGATAGCCCGGATGCGCTCCGGGCCGCTGGTCGGCGCGGCCAAAAAGATGGCGGCTACCCCTTCCTTTAAAGCCGCGCTGCGCCAGGCTTGGGCCTGTTCGCCGGGCAGATCTGGTATAATGAAGCCGTTCACCCCGAGTTGGGCAGCGTCGCGGGCCAGCCGCTCCAGTCCATATTGCAGAACCGGATTGTAGTAACCCATCAATACCAGCGGGATGTCGGTTTCCCGCCGCAGACGGCCCACCAGGGTCAAGACATCCTCCAGATGGACGCCGTGCTTTAAGGCGCGGACGCAGGCTGCCTGGATAGTGGGCCCATCGGCCAGCGGATCGGAAAAGGGGATGCCCAATTCAATCAGGTCGGCGCCCCGGCGAGCCATCTCTAAGACCAGGGCCCGAGTGGTGTCCAGATCCGGATCCCCGGCGGTGATATAGGGAATCAGGGCGGTTTCACCCTGTTTAGCCAAGCGTTGAAACATCGCAGCAATGCACTTCATTCGCTCTCCGTCACGATTTTCTATATAAAGACAAATAGATAACCTAATAATCTAATAACTTATTTAAACTTCCAAGATTTCGGCCACCGCCTCGACGTCTTTATCCCCCCGGCCGGAAAGATTGATCACGACAATCTCTTCCGGGCGGAACTCGGCCGCGGCTTTCTGGACATAGGCCACCGCGTGGGAGCTCTCCAGGGCCGGTAAGATGCCCTCGGTCCGGGAGAGCAATTTAAAACCCGCCAGGGCCTCCTCATCGGTCACCGCCACATACTGGGCCCGGCCACTATCTTTGAAAAGGCAGTGTTGTGGTCCGACTCCGGGATAGTCCAGCCCGGGGGCCAGGGAATGGGCTTCCTGAATATTGCCCCAGGCATCCTGCAGCAGGTAGCCCAGGGAGCCGTGCAGCACCCCAACGGTCCCAGCTACCAGGGTAGCGGCGTGATGGCCGGATTCCACCCCTTGGCCGGCGGCTTCGACGCCGATGAAGCGCACCGGGTCCTTGACAAAGGGGTAGAATAACCCCATAGCGTTGCTGCCGCCGCCGACACAGGCCACCAGGCAATCGGGCAACCGGCCCGCCACCCGACGCAGTTGGGCCTTGGTCTCCCGGCCGATGACGGCTTGAAAATCCCGCACCAGCATGGGATAAGGATGCGGTCCGGCCACCGAGCCGATGACATAATGGGTATGGCGGACATTGGTGACCCAGTCCCGGATGGCCTCATTCATGGCATCCTTCAGGGTGCAACTGCCCGATTCCACCGGAATCACCCGCGCCCCCAAAAGCTTCATGCGGATGACATTGAGCCGCTGGCGGCGGATATCCTCGGTACCC
Proteins encoded:
- a CDS encoding molybdenum cofactor guanylyltransferase — translated: MGAILAGGESRRLGKDKATQRLAGRPLAQWVAAALAPLVQECWLISNHLQLHLGLDLPLVTDLIPGRGVLGGLLTALFYARPPLVLLAPCDTPFLQTDLLRYLVAQAQGKGVEAVVCQSNRGLEPLPAVFRGRLFSRLEAFLTQGDYRVREFLRHCRTRLVPAETVARFDPQEQSFLNLNTPAELRQAQRLVKASD
- a CDS encoding MBL fold metallo-hydrolase; protein product: MDSAFIKFLGSAGARVVVAKQLRSSAGVYIAAQGQNLILDPGPGTLVRCAKSRPPIDVTQLDALILTHAHLDHSNDVNILIDAMTAGGLKRRGTLFAPQECLEGDKAVVLSYLKSYLEKIIVLTPEQNYQIGELKFSTSLRHRHPVETYGIKFDFDGRPVAFLVDTGYFPGLLESYKDSWILIINVVRAYPHKSGEVMHLCLDEVRQILAAIRPRKAILTHFGMTMLKAKPWQVAQELTKELGIEVIAASDGLKLDIGGEG
- a CDS encoding tryptophan synthase subunit alpha, encoding MKCIAAMFQRLAKQGETALIPYITAGDPDLDTTRALVLEMARRGADLIELGIPFSDPLADGPTIQAACVRALKHGVHLEDVLTLVGRLRRETDIPLVLMGYYNPVLQYGLERLARDAAQLGVNGFIIPDLPGEQAQAWRSAALKEGVAAIFLAAPTSGPERIRAIGQLTRGFLYYVSITGITGARTELPPELIEALKEVRTLVKCPVAVGFGISTPEQVRQLAPWVDGVVVGSAIVQRIAQLPNPELVKEIGDFIADLKAPLRR
- the trpB gene encoding tryptophan synthase subunit beta yields the protein GHFGPYGGRFVPETLMPALLELEQAYRRIRRDPAFKKELAALSKDYVGRPSPLYYARHLTEALGGPQIYLKREDLNHTGAHKINNTLGQGLLARRMGKKRLIAETGAGQHGVATATIAALLGMECDIYMGTEDIRRQRLNVIRMKLLGARVIPVESGSCTLKDAMNEAIRDWVTNVRHTHYVIGSVAGPHPYPMLVRDFQAVIGRETKAQLRRVAGRLPDCLVACVGGGSNAMGLFYPFVKDPVRFIGVEAAGQGVESGHHAATLVAGTVGVLHGSLGYLLQDAWGNIQEAHSLAPGLDYPGVGPQHCLFKDSGRAQYVAVTDEEALAGFKLLSRTEGILPALESSHAVAYVQKAAAEFRPEEIVVINLSGRGDKDVEAVAEILEV